In Limnobaculum parvum, one DNA window encodes the following:
- a CDS encoding glycosyltransferase family 4 protein — protein sequence MNPIRLAIVRQKYRPDGGAERFISRALEALKDHNLSLNVITREWQGEQNPDWHIFHCNPTKWGRISRERGFAQAARQIWQREHFDLVQSHERIPGCDIYRAGDGVHQRWLQQRARILPAWRQKFLFNDRYHRYVMNAEKEMYSAPELRAVICNANMIKQEIMEDFGVPEAKINVIYNAIDSQRFTPVNEQQKHQIRTQLNIDPHVSCLIYVGSGFERKGLEAAIRAMAPTQRHLMVVGKDKEEKRYKHLAASLGCQNRVHFVGVQNNVLPYYQIADGLLLPSLYDPFPNVILEAMACGLPVITSTTCGGAEFIESGTHGFVCDALDINALTTAINELPPHALGSSMGHAARERVLHQNASLLSQQLVSLYQRLMSN from the coding sequence ATGAATCCAATCCGTCTTGCTATTGTCCGGCAAAAATATCGTCCGGATGGCGGCGCTGAACGCTTTATTTCCCGAGCACTGGAAGCGTTAAAAGATCATAACCTTTCACTAAATGTCATCACGCGGGAATGGCAAGGTGAGCAGAATCCTGACTGGCATATTTTTCACTGTAACCCAACCAAATGGGGAAGGATCAGCAGAGAAAGAGGCTTTGCCCAAGCAGCACGACAAATTTGGCAGCGTGAACATTTCGATTTGGTCCAAAGCCACGAACGCATCCCAGGCTGTGATATTTACCGCGCTGGTGATGGTGTTCATCAGCGTTGGCTACAGCAACGAGCCAGAATACTGCCAGCCTGGCGTCAAAAATTCCTGTTTAACGACCGCTATCATCGCTACGTTATGAACGCAGAGAAAGAAATGTACTCTGCCCCAGAACTACGTGCCGTGATTTGTAACGCAAACATGATTAAGCAAGAGATCATGGAAGACTTTGGCGTACCTGAAGCGAAAATTAACGTTATCTATAACGCTATTGATAGCCAGCGTTTTACTCCTGTGAATGAACAACAAAAGCATCAGATCCGCACACAGTTGAATATCGACCCCCACGTATCTTGCCTGATTTACGTGGGCTCTGGCTTTGAGCGCAAAGGATTAGAAGCAGCTATCAGGGCAATGGCACCCACTCAGCGTCATTTGATGGTTGTGGGCAAAGACAAAGAAGAAAAACGCTACAAACATTTGGCAGCCAGTTTAGGCTGTCAAAATCGTGTACATTTTGTTGGTGTACAAAATAACGTATTGCCTTATTACCAGATAGCTGATGGCTTATTGCTACCGTCATTATACGATCCATTTCCTAACGTCATTTTAGAGGCCATGGCTTGTGGACTACCGGTTATCACCAGTACTACCTGCGGTGGCGCAGAATTTATTGAGTCAGGAACCCATGGTTTTGTCTGTGATGCGTTGGATATTAATGCCTTAACAACAGCTATTAACGAACTGCCGCCGCATGCATTAGGCTCTTCAATGGGGCATGCTGCCAGAGAAAGAGTACTGCATCAAAATGCCAGCCTACTTTCACAGCAATTAGTTAGCCTGTATCAACGCCTGATGAGCAACTAA
- a CDS encoding glycosyltransferase family 2 protein codes for MNKKRLSVVIIAKNEAELLADCLQSARWADEIILLDSGSTDSTLQIAQQHDAKVFSHLEWQGYGKQRQIAQSHASGDYIFMIDADERITPELRKSIEQIIHGESHPEKVYSCARRNYFLGRFMRHCGWYPDRVIRLYQNSLYRYNDNLVHESVDYGDAQVTHLNGDLLHLTCRDYFVFQRKQFNYAEGWAKQSYQRGKRASMFSAVTHASGAFFKTWLLRRGFMDGKHGFLLACINTQYTFNKYAALWAIHQQENVSR; via the coding sequence GTGAATAAAAAACGCCTTTCCGTGGTGATCATTGCAAAAAACGAAGCCGAACTATTAGCGGATTGCCTGCAGTCTGCCCGATGGGCCGATGAAATTATTTTGCTGGATAGCGGAAGTACAGACAGCACCCTGCAGATCGCCCAACAACATGATGCCAAAGTATTCTCTCACTTAGAATGGCAGGGCTACGGTAAACAGCGTCAGATAGCTCAAAGTCATGCCAGCGGCGATTATATTTTTATGATTGATGCCGATGAACGAATAACACCTGAGCTGCGGAAATCTATCGAGCAAATTATTCATGGTGAATCACATCCTGAAAAAGTATATAGCTGTGCCCGCCGTAATTACTTTCTAGGCCGATTTATGCGCCACTGCGGTTGGTATCCCGATCGAGTTATTCGGCTTTATCAAAATAGCCTTTATCGCTATAACGATAATCTGGTTCACGAATCCGTAGACTATGGTGATGCACAGGTCACTCATCTGAATGGCGATCTATTGCACTTAACCTGCCGGGATTATTTTGTCTTTCAGCGAAAGCAGTTCAACTATGCGGAAGGCTGGGCCAAACAAAGCTATCAGCGTGGAAAAAGAGCATCAATGTTCTCTGCGGTCACTCATGCTTCTGGCGCATTTTTTAAAACATGGTTGTTGCGGCGTGGCTTTATGGATGGAAAACACGGTTTTCTTCTTGCTTGTATCAATACTCAATATACATTTAATAAATATGCGGCACTCTGGGCAATCCACCAACAGGAGAACGTCAGCCGATGA
- the rfaF gene encoding ADP-heptose--LPS heptosyltransferase RfaF gives MKTLIIGPSWVGDMMMSQSLYRTLKAENPAVEIDVMAPAWCRPLLARMPEISQALPMPLGHGALAIGERRHLGKQLRQEQYQQAIVLPNSFKSALVPFFAQIPIRTGWRGEMRYGLLNDLRILDKAAFPLMVQRYVALAYNKQRISHAEDIPQPILWPQLHVSQTEIEVTAAEFNLNNSRPVIGFCPGAEFGPAKRWPHYHYATLANSLIPMGYQIALFGSEKDREAGEEIVHALPADLQHHCHNLAGSTQLDQAVILIAACNAVVSNDSGLMHIAAALNKPLVALYGPSSPDFTPPLTRDAKVIRLITGYHKVRKGNAQQGYHQSLIDIQPEQVLAELQLLLASKEHQ, from the coding sequence ATGAAAACGCTGATTATCGGGCCATCCTGGGTTGGTGATATGATGATGTCACAAAGCCTTTATCGTACTTTAAAGGCAGAAAACCCGGCTGTGGAAATAGACGTAATGGCTCCAGCCTGGTGTCGCCCGTTATTGGCCCGAATGCCTGAAATTAGTCAAGCGCTTCCAATGCCTTTAGGTCACGGTGCACTGGCCATTGGAGAACGTCGCCATCTGGGTAAACAATTACGTCAAGAGCAATATCAACAAGCTATTGTTCTGCCAAACTCCTTTAAATCTGCTCTAGTTCCTTTTTTTGCCCAGATTCCAATCCGCACCGGATGGCGTGGAGAAATGCGATACGGTCTGCTAAACGATCTTCGCATATTGGATAAAGCCGCATTCCCTTTGATGGTTCAGCGCTATGTGGCTTTAGCCTATAACAAACAGCGTATCTCTCATGCCGAGGATATCCCTCAGCCCATTCTCTGGCCTCAACTTCACGTTAGCCAAACAGAGATTGAAGTTACCGCTGCCGAATTCAACCTTAATAATAGTCGACCTGTGATCGGATTTTGCCCTGGCGCTGAGTTTGGCCCGGCGAAGCGCTGGCCTCATTACCACTATGCCACTCTAGCTAACAGTCTGATTCCAATGGGATACCAAATTGCACTGTTTGGTTCAGAGAAAGACAGAGAAGCAGGAGAGGAGATTGTTCATGCGCTTCCAGCCGACCTACAGCACCACTGCCATAATCTTGCCGGCAGCACTCAATTGGATCAAGCCGTCATTCTGATCGCCGCCTGTAATGCCGTTGTTAGTAACGACTCGGGATTAATGCATATCGCAGCAGCACTCAATAAACCCTTAGTCGCCCTTTATGGCCCAAGCAGCCCGGATTTCACACCGCCACTCACACGTGATGCCAAAGTGATCCGCCTGATTACCGGTTACCATAAAGTACGTAAAGGAAATGCTCAACAGGGCTACCACCAAAGCTTAATTGATATTCAACCTGAGCAGGTTTTAGCTGAGCTCCAATTACTGCTAGCCAGCAAGGAGCACCAGTAA
- a CDS encoding O-antigen ligase family protein — MSRIIKNKIYQFNEAPVIVFLISLALSFALPYDAISRYALYIALYLSVIYIFIRRNSIRNRELILPLVIILFGIFEMSWAALFKSIDYNIVNIEYIRSAKRMISCAVILFHLISIKDRVGKKTLFLSGVMLLISYLYLSFSGIYYHIQTGERIGFGLAATIGGYIYAVQALLVMYIVYVSRIKYSSVLLVVLSLFTFYVVLMTETRAVIIIYPLCITLFFIKLKIINIKYLLVLAVLIAAGVSTNLISLQPIISRMDSTVYEVNAYQGGTVGTSLGARFSLWKAGLHIICEHPYGISADERNILARKYITEEQYSNPAALAALEFHLHNDVINIGSLQGIAGMLFLLVFYVSLIYYSFIITRSILISALLMIPTIFFGLSDTLLYSNKYVCVMLLSLILYLCFSYLDNRELEKYKVKTY, encoded by the coding sequence ATGAGTAGAATTATAAAAAATAAGATATATCAGTTCAACGAAGCTCCTGTTATTGTTTTTCTGATTTCTTTGGCGCTATCTTTTGCGCTACCCTATGATGCAATTAGTCGTTATGCTTTATACATAGCACTTTATCTTTCTGTAATATATATTTTTATCAGAAGAAACAGTATAAGAAATCGAGAGTTAATATTACCTTTAGTTATCATATTGTTTGGCATTTTTGAAATGTCATGGGCCGCACTGTTTAAGAGCATTGATTATAACATTGTAAATATTGAATATATTCGTTCTGCTAAAAGAATGATTTCATGTGCAGTAATACTTTTTCATTTGATATCAATTAAAGATAGGGTAGGTAAAAAAACTTTATTTCTATCTGGCGTTATGTTGCTGATTAGTTATTTATATTTATCTTTTAGTGGTATCTATTATCATATACAAACAGGGGAACGCATTGGATTTGGTCTGGCGGCAACGATAGGAGGATATATTTATGCTGTCCAAGCTTTATTGGTAATGTATATCGTATATGTGTCCAGAATAAAATACAGTAGTGTTCTGTTGGTTGTGCTGTCATTATTTACATTTTATGTTGTTCTTATGACAGAAACCAGAGCTGTTATCATCATTTATCCATTGTGTATTACCTTGTTCTTTATTAAATTAAAAATTATAAATATAAAATATTTACTTGTGTTGGCCGTACTTATCGCTGCGGGTGTAAGTACAAATTTAATTTCTTTACAACCAATTATTTCAAGAATGGACTCTACCGTCTATGAGGTTAATGCTTATCAAGGAGGGACTGTTGGCACATCTTTAGGTGCAAGGTTTAGTTTATGGAAAGCCGGACTGCATATTATTTGTGAACATCCTTATGGGATCAGTGCTGATGAGCGTAATATTCTGGCTAGAAAATACATTACTGAAGAACAGTATAGTAATCCGGCGGCATTAGCGGCCCTGGAGTTCCATTTACATAATGATGTAATTAATATTGGTTCATTACAGGGAATTGCGGGAATGCTATTTTTACTGGTTTTTTATGTTTCCCTGATATATTACTCATTTATAATCACTAGAAGCATCCTGATATCAGCATTACTCATGATTCCGACAATATTCTTTGGTTTGTCTGATACGTTACTTTATTCAAATAAATATGTGTGTGTCATGTTATTGAGTCTAATTCTCTATCTATGCTTTTCATATTTAGATAATAGAGAATTAGAAAAATATAAAGTAAAGACTTATTAA
- the waaA gene encoding lipid IV(A) 3-deoxy-D-manno-octulosonic acid transferase — MLRLIYSFLLYLLQPLIWLRLFLRGRKAPAYRKRWAERYGFCKGKVKPDGIMLHSVSVGETLTAIPLVRALRYRYPTLPITVTTMTPTGSERVLSAFGDDVHHVYLPYDLPCSVNRFLNQVRPKLVIIMETELWPNLIHQLNKRHVPLVIANARLSERSANGYSKLSNTIRTMLQKITLIAAQNQEDGERFIQLGLKRSHLVVTGSLKFDISVTPELSARALSLRRQWAPHRPVWIAASTHDGEESILLEAHANLLKRFPNLLLILVPRHPERFSVAKQLTSQAGMKFITRSSGDVPTADTQVVIGDSMGELMLLYGIADLAFVGGSLVERGGHNPLEPAAHAIPVLMGPHIFNFKDICNKLEQAEGLITIKDAGSLVDAIEPLLTNEEYRSYRGQRAVNVLLQNQGALEKLLTLLEPYLPARSH, encoded by the coding sequence ATGTTGCGGTTGATTTACTCATTTCTGCTGTACTTACTACAACCTCTGATATGGCTTCGCCTGTTTCTGCGTGGCCGTAAAGCGCCCGCCTACCGAAAACGTTGGGCGGAACGATATGGATTTTGCAAAGGCAAAGTCAAACCTGATGGCATCATGCTACATTCTGTTTCCGTGGGTGAAACATTAACGGCAATTCCTTTGGTCAGGGCCTTACGTTACCGTTATCCAACATTGCCCATAACCGTAACCACTATGACACCAACCGGTTCAGAGCGTGTATTATCCGCGTTTGGCGATGATGTTCACCACGTTTATCTGCCTTATGATTTACCTTGTTCAGTGAACCGTTTCCTAAATCAGGTCAGGCCCAAGTTAGTTATCATTATGGAAACCGAACTTTGGCCAAATTTAATCCATCAGTTGAATAAACGTCATGTTCCCTTGGTTATCGCCAATGCTCGTCTGTCAGAACGATCTGCCAATGGCTACAGCAAGCTAAGTAATACGATACGAACCATGCTACAAAAGATCACGCTGATTGCCGCACAAAATCAGGAAGATGGTGAAAGATTCATTCAATTGGGGCTAAAACGCTCTCATTTAGTGGTAACCGGTAGCCTTAAATTTGATATTTCCGTTACGCCAGAACTTTCCGCCAGAGCATTGAGTTTAAGACGTCAGTGGGCTCCCCATCGTCCAGTCTGGATCGCTGCCAGTACTCATGATGGTGAAGAAAGTATTTTGCTGGAGGCGCATGCCAACCTTCTCAAGCGCTTCCCTAACCTGTTACTGATTCTGGTTCCACGCCATCCGGAGCGTTTCTCGGTGGCTAAGCAACTAACCTCTCAGGCCGGAATGAAATTTATTACCCGTAGCAGTGGTGATGTGCCAACAGCAGATACTCAGGTCGTGATAGGCGATAGCATGGGAGAACTCATGTTGCTCTATGGTATTGCCGACCTGGCTTTTGTTGGCGGTAGCCTAGTGGAACGCGGTGGTCATAATCCTCTGGAGCCGGCTGCCCATGCCATTCCCGTATTAATGGGACCTCACATTTTCAACTTTAAAGATATCTGTAACAAGCTGGAACAGGCAGAAGGTCTGATAACCATAAAAGATGCAGGCTCGTTAGTGGACGCGATTGAGCCTCTACTAACAAATGAAGAGTACCGCAGCTATCGCGGACAAAGAGCCGTTAATGTGTTGTTGCAAAATCAGGGGGCGCTGGAAAAACTCCTAACGCTTTTAGAGCCCTACTTACCAGCTCGGAGCCATTAA
- a CDS encoding glycosyltransferase, protein MKRLHIINLDGLAGTEKMLIQFINSNINDGDEDIIVNINNVLSDALTDHIDKKNVVFPYRVFQNKAYKYPSFMRKRLLRKLIEKEKADLIIVWDLIPNLDKKPSYGKIVYYDHGNSWHFSKNAKTLNFFSMVDGCISVSVASQRMLQLKFDLRCSIETIPNNIPPPHKIKKLKDTLGESIILGTASRLEPIKAIGVAILTAQELNRRGINTTLYIAGQGSQEEKLQSLVKKLHLNDKVIFMGFQHDLADFYQKIDFYISSPITEAFGLSCMEALYNGIPVIFPLIDGQPEVIITGQTGLGYTPTMTFDQYNKLTGLNIHYHHQGYNPLSDKLMALRVPSYIDYANGIEHIIKENEYHQYSENALRYTQEQCDYKKFNDTLRETLNSFL, encoded by the coding sequence ATGAAGCGCCTACATATAATTAATCTCGATGGGCTAGCGGGCACCGAGAAAATGCTAATCCAATTTATTAATAGTAATATCAATGATGGCGATGAAGATATTATTGTTAACATTAATAATGTGTTGAGTGATGCTCTCACTGACCATATTGATAAGAAGAACGTTGTTTTTCCTTACCGCGTTTTTCAGAATAAGGCGTATAAATATCCGTCCTTTATGCGAAAACGTTTGCTTCGCAAACTAATTGAAAAAGAAAAAGCAGATCTGATTATTGTTTGGGATCTTATTCCTAATCTGGATAAAAAACCTTCCTATGGAAAAATTGTTTACTATGATCATGGGAATTCATGGCACTTTAGTAAAAACGCCAAAACGCTAAATTTCTTCTCCATGGTCGATGGTTGCATTTCTGTATCTGTCGCATCACAAAGAATGCTACAACTCAAATTTGACTTACGTTGTTCAATAGAGACAATTCCAAATAATATTCCCCCACCCCATAAAATAAAAAAGTTAAAAGATACATTGGGGGAGAGCATTATTTTAGGTACCGCTTCGCGTTTAGAGCCGATTAAAGCCATTGGGGTAGCAATCTTGACAGCCCAGGAACTTAATCGAAGAGGAATAAATACAACGTTATACATTGCAGGCCAAGGTTCTCAGGAAGAGAAACTACAATCACTCGTTAAAAAGTTACATTTAAACGATAAAGTCATATTTATGGGTTTCCAACATGATTTGGCTGATTTCTATCAAAAAATAGACTTCTATATTAGTAGCCCAATAACCGAAGCCTTTGGTTTATCTTGTATGGAAGCGCTCTATAATGGCATACCGGTAATATTTCCCCTTATTGATGGGCAACCGGAAGTGATTATAACGGGGCAAACAGGCCTTGGATATACTCCAACCATGACATTTGATCAATACAACAAGTTAACAGGGTTAAATATTCATTATCATCATCAGGGGTATAATCCTTTAAGTGATAAACTTATGGCTCTCAGGGTTCCTTCGTACATTGATTATGCTAATGGTATAGAGCACATTATTAAAGAAAATGAATATCATCAATATAGTGAAAATGCTCTGCGTTATACGCAGGAACAATGTGATTACAAAAAATTTAATGACACATTAAGAGAGACGTTAAATTCTTTTCTGTAA
- a CDS encoding glycosyltransferase has product MVNEIPTIKKIILILPFLEGRGGMETVMTTLIPMIKADGIQIKLFMLGKEKQHYKEWLESIEYESSMCTHKSKKVRNLVYITALTRYLFREKPDIVICTNALTCLIADLARKIGRGDYPIVSWSHGSIAEMSKKEDMLRADFHLAIASGITQQLTELGEKKSNIYTIFNPCKPADRIIPRPTNKHKFAYLGRILFGDEKRLKDILDAFSTIENEFELHIIGDGKDMELTRNYAHQLSIYPKIIWHGWQHDPWEALHDITAIILASTHEGFGMVLAEAAARGVYSISSNCPTGPEDIIQDGINGILFEPRDVQTLHNIIINIMDGEILPDQKLIQSSAQKFYPENYYTRFKTSLISIMERWNNKSV; this is encoded by the coding sequence ATGGTAAATGAGATTCCTACAATAAAAAAAATCATTCTAATTCTTCCTTTTCTAGAAGGTCGTGGTGGAATGGAAACTGTAATGACCACGCTTATTCCTATGATAAAAGCTGATGGTATTCAGATTAAATTATTTATGCTGGGAAAAGAAAAACAGCACTATAAGGAATGGTTAGAAAGCATTGAATATGAATCTTCAATGTGTACACATAAAAGTAAAAAAGTCAGAAACCTCGTTTATATTACCGCATTAACCCGTTACCTTTTTCGTGAAAAACCTGATATTGTCATTTGTACAAACGCTCTAACATGTCTAATCGCCGATCTTGCAAGGAAGATCGGTAGGGGTGATTACCCTATTGTTTCATGGTCTCATGGTTCAATAGCAGAGATGAGTAAAAAGGAGGATATGTTAAGAGCAGACTTTCATTTAGCTATTGCATCAGGAATAACACAACAGCTAACTGAATTAGGTGAAAAAAAATCAAATATTTATACTATTTTCAATCCATGTAAACCCGCTGATCGCATAATCCCGAGACCTACAAATAAGCACAAATTCGCCTATTTAGGTCGCATCCTTTTTGGCGATGAGAAAAGGCTAAAAGACATTCTGGATGCGTTTTCTACCATAGAAAACGAGTTCGAATTGCATATTATTGGTGATGGTAAGGATATGGAGCTTACCCGAAATTATGCACATCAATTAAGCATCTATCCCAAAATAATTTGGCATGGATGGCAGCATGATCCTTGGGAGGCTTTACATGATATAACGGCAATAATACTCGCTTCAACTCATGAGGGTTTTGGTATGGTACTTGCCGAAGCTGCAGCTCGTGGCGTTTACAGTATCAGTAGCAACTGTCCAACAGGGCCTGAAGATATTATTCAGGATGGTATCAATGGTATTTTGTTTGAACCAAGAGATGTTCAAACGCTTCATAATATTATTATTAATATTATGGATGGAGAAATACTTCCTGACCAGAAGCTAATCCAATCTTCTGCTCAAAAATTTTACCCTGAAAATTACTATACGCGATTTAAAACATCGCTAATCTCTATTATGGAAAGATGGAACAATAAGTCAGTTTAA
- a CDS encoding polysaccharide deacetylase family protein: MVQKPAFLITIDTEGDNLWVNTKDILTQNAHYLGRFQQLCEKYDFKPTYLTNYEMAISPAYVSFARDVLERGQGEVGMHLHAWNSPPLYSLTSDDDNYKPYLIEYPIEVMRQKIAFMTNLLEDTFGVKMVSHRAGRWAFNRYYAQLLHEFGYQVDCSVTPYIDWRGVMGDPKGNGGTDYSHFPDGAYFMDLEDITKVGTSTLLQVPMSTRLKYGFLQNTFKQIYNGVRGKKKPLSVRWLRPKGGNVDEMKCVVEQCLNEGKNYVEFMLHSSEFMPGGSPTFSNAESIELLYRDLDELFSWLSQRTQGMTMAEFYKKSVAC; this comes from the coding sequence ATGGTACAGAAGCCTGCTTTTCTTATCACGATTGATACCGAAGGCGATAACCTTTGGGTTAATACGAAAGATATTTTAACACAAAATGCTCACTATCTGGGTAGATTTCAACAGCTTTGTGAGAAATATGATTTTAAGCCGACCTACCTGACTAATTATGAAATGGCTATTTCGCCTGCTTATGTTTCCTTTGCAAGAGATGTTCTTGAACGTGGGCAAGGAGAGGTTGGGATGCATTTACATGCATGGAATAGCCCGCCGCTTTACTCTCTGACCTCAGATGATGATAATTATAAACCTTACCTGATTGAATATCCGATAGAAGTTATGCGTCAGAAAATCGCTTTTATGACGAATTTATTGGAGGATACATTTGGTGTAAAAATGGTCAGCCACCGTGCCGGGCGTTGGGCTTTCAATCGATATTATGCTCAGTTGCTGCATGAATTTGGATATCAGGTTGATTGTTCAGTAACCCCTTATATAGATTGGCGTGGGGTAATGGGTGACCCGAAGGGAAATGGCGGCACTGACTACAGTCATTTTCCAGATGGTGCCTACTTTATGGATTTAGAGGATATTACTAAAGTCGGTACATCGACATTATTGCAGGTACCAATGAGTACCAGATTGAAATACGGTTTTCTGCAAAATACGTTTAAGCAAATCTATAATGGAGTCAGGGGTAAAAAGAAACCTCTCTCTGTTCGTTGGTTACGGCCTAAAGGTGGCAATGTTGATGAGATGAAGTGTGTTGTTGAACAGTGCTTAAATGAAGGCAAGAATTACGTAGAGTTTATGCTTCATTCTTCCGAGTTTATGCCTGGTGGGAGTCCAACATTTAGTAATGCGGAGTCAATTGAGTTACTTTATCGTGATTTAGATGAATTATTTTCATGGCTGAGTCAACGAACTCAGGGAATGACAATGGCTGAATTCTATAAGAAAAGTGTGGCTTGTTAA
- the rfaC gene encoding lipopolysaccharide heptosyltransferase RfaC: protein MKVLIVKTSSMGDVLHTLPALTDAQNAIPNIQFDWVVEEGFAQIPRWHNAVNQVIPVAIRRWRKSWFSADTRKERAAFITQLQDRHYDAVIDAQGLIKSAFLITRKAKGTKHGQDRHSAREPLASWFYDVKHPIPKNQHAVERTRQLFALSLGYPMPDKKGDYGIAQHFLTTLPADVNTYLVFLHATTRDDKHWPEQHWRELIALTTESGLKIKLPWGAPHEHERAKRLAKGFQHVEVLPKLSLKEIANVLVGAKAVVSVDTGLSHLTAALDRPNITLYGPTDPRLIGGYGKNQLSVKRTDNIKSIPPDIIYNYLLSIR, encoded by the coding sequence ATGAAGGTTCTGATAGTCAAAACCTCTTCGATGGGGGATGTCTTACATACTCTGCCGGCACTTACCGATGCACAAAATGCGATCCCAAATATCCAGTTTGACTGGGTGGTCGAAGAAGGATTTGCACAGATCCCTCGTTGGCATAATGCCGTTAATCAGGTTATTCCCGTAGCCATACGTCGCTGGAGAAAATCGTGGTTTAGTGCCGATACCCGTAAAGAAAGAGCCGCATTTATTACCCAATTACAAGATCGCCATTATGACGCGGTCATTGACGCGCAAGGGCTCATAAAGAGCGCCTTTTTAATTACTCGAAAAGCCAAAGGAACGAAGCACGGGCAAGATCGCCATAGCGCCAGAGAGCCACTGGCTAGTTGGTTCTATGATGTAAAGCACCCAATACCTAAAAATCAGCACGCTGTTGAACGTACCCGTCAACTGTTTGCTCTCAGCCTTGGCTACCCAATGCCAGACAAAAAAGGTGATTATGGTATTGCCCAACATTTTCTAACAACTCTTCCCGCAGATGTAAATACCTATTTGGTTTTTCTTCATGCCACAACCCGTGATGATAAACATTGGCCCGAACAGCATTGGCGCGAGCTGATTGCCCTTACCACAGAGTCTGGATTAAAAATCAAGCTCCCTTGGGGAGCTCCTCATGAGCACGAAAGAGCAAAACGTTTAGCGAAAGGCTTCCAACATGTTGAAGTTTTACCTAAACTATCCTTGAAAGAAATCGCAAATGTGTTGGTTGGCGCTAAAGCCGTTGTTTCTGTTGATACCGGACTTAGCCATCTGACTGCTGCACTGGACCGCCCCAATATCACCCTATATGGACCGACAGATCCTAGGCTGATTGGGGGATATGGAAAAAATCAGCTTTCAGTAAAGCGAACAGACAACATAAAATCGATACCACCGGATATTATCTATAATTATTTATTGAGTATCAGATGA
- a CDS encoding glycosyltransferase has translation MRILFIIDGLPGGGAEKVVLTLAEGIKNLGHQVSLISLRDVCDYTIPAGIEYTVLSDDSRVFWRKLTEIKRRAKQLDREIINRQNRDGQFDLVFSNLHKTDRIVRQCRSLNWSKVWFCIHGVFSASYLGNKQGFSRWLKKQKISRVYQHKNIVGVSQAALDDLIQQFEIAPGKTAHIANPFDIDAIHALASEPCELAGTDYLIHVGRLHPNKRHDRLLKAYAKTQLPYPLVLIGKGSNEYTDKLKALAKTLNIENRVKFMGFCSNPYPYIKHAKTLILSSDSEGFGNVLVEALICGTSVASTNCPGGPASILTGNLAVGLSELDEDDLAKKIISVTNQPPTIEEKPLLDYGIIPTSSKYLALANN, from the coding sequence ATGAGAATTCTATTTATTATTGACGGACTTCCCGGTGGCGGAGCCGAAAAAGTAGTACTGACGCTGGCCGAAGGAATAAAAAACTTAGGGCATCAGGTTTCGTTAATCTCTCTGCGTGATGTCTGTGATTACACCATCCCGGCAGGGATTGAATATACGGTGCTATCTGATGATTCTCGTGTTTTCTGGCGAAAACTGACCGAAATTAAACGTCGCGCCAAACAGCTCGATCGGGAAATCATCAATCGCCAAAACCGCGATGGACAGTTTGATCTGGTGTTTTCTAATTTGCATAAAACGGATCGTATTGTCCGCCAATGCCGAAGTCTTAACTGGTCAAAAGTCTGGTTCTGTATTCATGGTGTATTTTCTGCTTCCTATCTGGGGAACAAACAGGGTTTCAGCCGCTGGCTGAAAAAACAGAAAATCAGCCGTGTTTACCAACATAAAAATATTGTTGGTGTTTCTCAGGCTGCGCTTGATGATCTCATTCAACAATTTGAGATCGCTCCGGGAAAAACGGCGCATATTGCCAACCCGTTTGATATTGATGCTATTCACGCTCTTGCTTCAGAGCCTTGCGAGCTGGCCGGAACCGATTATTTAATTCACGTTGGTCGTTTACATCCTAATAAACGCCATGACCGGCTACTGAAGGCCTATGCAAAAACGCAACTTCCTTACCCGTTAGTATTAATTGGTAAGGGTAGCAATGAATATACTGACAAACTGAAGGCGCTGGCGAAAACACTCAATATTGAGAATAGAGTGAAATTCATGGGCTTCTGTTCTAATCCTTATCCTTACATCAAACACGCTAAAACACTGATACTAAGTTCAGACAGCGAAGGCTTTGGTAATGTATTGGTTGAGGCATTAATTTGTGGCACATCGGTGGCCAGTACTAACTGTCCGGGGGGGCCTGCAAGTATACTCACGGGTAATTTAGCCGTTGGCCTCTCTGAATTAGATGAGGACGATTTAGCGAAAAAGATCATTTCGGTTACTAATCAGCCTCCAACAATAGAAGAAAAACCGCTTCTGGACTATGGTATTATTCCAACCAGTTCAAAGTACCTCGCTCTAGCGAACAATTAA